A genomic region of Catalinimonas niigatensis contains the following coding sequences:
- a CDS encoding type II toxin-antitoxin system HicB family antitoxin: MKDYHINIFHNEEDEGYIADIPDLKYCSAFGETAEQALHEVMRAKIAWLETARAESKPVPEPKYKPMIYQIAT, from the coding sequence ATGAAAGACTATCACATCAATATATTCCATAACGAAGAAGATGAGGGCTACATCGCAGACATACCGGATTTGAAATATTGCTCAGCATTTGGGGAAACGGCAGAACAAGCGCTCCATGAAGTCATGCGAGCCAAGATTGCATGGCTGGAAACTGCCAGGGCAGAGAGTAAGCCTGTGCCCGAACCCAAATACAAACCCATGATCTACCAGATAGCCACTTAA
- a CDS encoding HU family DNA-binding protein, with protein sequence MPIRFALYRNPFKKNKEERVARVLHRACAGDEEVVKMILLRNSGLTRSEVMAVLEEYTVALEYLLKDGQSVHTSLIKLEASIKGKFRDENDRFDPKRHKVCLNASPGKRLRKLLDREKAYRQEPSSPQPYIEGFQHFDSQLPAHHFLPGIPVRLSGSYLKINPEKEDEGIYLKAANNKLWKISQLVTNFPGELLFMMPEGMPAGTYQLEVRCRVGNSTELRSDTYRHALICSPSAASE encoded by the coding sequence ATGCCGATCCGTTTTGCCCTCTATCGGAATCCATTCAAAAAGAACAAAGAAGAACGGGTAGCCCGGGTATTGCATCGTGCCTGTGCCGGAGATGAAGAAGTGGTGAAGATGATCCTTTTGCGCAATAGCGGACTTACTCGTTCGGAGGTGATGGCGGTACTGGAAGAATATACCGTAGCCCTGGAATACCTGCTCAAAGACGGGCAAAGTGTACATACTTCGCTGATCAAACTGGAGGCCAGCATCAAAGGAAAGTTCAGGGATGAGAACGATCGTTTTGATCCTAAGCGCCATAAGGTCTGCCTGAATGCCAGCCCCGGCAAACGCCTGCGCAAGCTCTTGGATAGAGAAAAAGCCTACCGGCAGGAGCCTTCCTCTCCTCAACCTTACATAGAGGGTTTTCAGCACTTTGACTCCCAACTGCCTGCGCATCATTTTCTGCCGGGCATACCCGTACGCCTTAGCGGAAGCTATCTGAAAATCAATCCCGAGAAGGAAGATGAGGGCATCTACCTGAAAGCAGCGAATAATAAATTGTGGAAGATAAGCCAGCTGGTGACCAACTTCCCCGGCGAACTACTCTTCATGATGCCTGAGGGTATGCCTGCCGGTACTTACCAACTGGAAGTGCGCTGCCGGGTAGGCAACAGCACCGAACTTCGTTCAGATACTTATCGCCACGCACTCATCTGCTCCCCATCCGCAGCTTCCGAATAA
- a CDS encoding sce7726 family protein, which translates to MKISSNSKYADLLENLYYYLQRTYRSEYFYKNALINKLLLGTYSLNTTTVLNEFKIGTSIADFVLLNGEARIYEIKTDLDSLDKLEKQILDYSQFGNKIYIVASHNHIEKLSEIYADSPVGLIEFTQRDTLSTVKEADSYSGNFDHTCIFKALRKHEYLEIIQECYGAIPDVPNTLIFRECLRLAKQLDICQFQKMAFEKLKARKLRSPQLLLDSRTPYELKHICYTMDLSTDEYDNLYKFLNKELAHVSSLPQR; encoded by the coding sequence ATGAAAATCAGCAGTAATTCTAAATACGCTGACCTACTAGAGAATTTGTACTATTATCTGCAAAGGACTTATCGAAGTGAATACTTTTATAAAAACGCTTTAATAAATAAATTACTATTGGGAACATATAGTCTTAACACTACGACTGTTCTCAATGAATTTAAAATTGGGACCTCTATAGCAGACTTTGTTCTGCTTAATGGAGAAGCGAGAATATATGAGATCAAAACTGATCTCGATAGTTTAGATAAACTTGAAAAGCAAATTTTAGATTATAGTCAATTTGGCAACAAAATTTATATTGTTGCTAGCCACAACCATATAGAAAAATTATCAGAAATATATGCTGATAGCCCAGTTGGATTGATTGAATTTACACAAAGAGATACGCTAAGTACTGTGAAAGAGGCTGATAGCTATTCAGGTAATTTTGATCATACGTGCATTTTCAAGGCTTTAAGAAAACATGAGTATCTGGAGATAATTCAAGAATGCTATGGAGCTATTCCTGATGTGCCAAATACTTTGATATTTAGAGAATGCCTTAGGCTTGCAAAGCAATTAGACATATGTCAATTTCAAAAAATGGCATTTGAAAAGCTTAAAGCGAGGAAATTAAGATCTCCTCAGCTTCTTCTAGATAGTAGAACTCCATATGAATTAAAGCATATTTGCTACACTATGGATTTATCAACAGATGAATACGACAACCTTTACAAGTTTTTAAATAAAGAATTAGCACATGTATCTTCCCTACCTCAGAGGTAA
- a CDS encoding sce7725 family protein, giving the protein MYLPYLRGKQYELIALRELCDTMAANREKISPIIEPVKDSSTFKSCIDCLAQQNINFTVIINPSVGDLKDSHEHTKTIIGHLSRLPANFNNWQLGVLIDSNFNFLQISQQVLDLGFEGKKFTLIHNVIRRDIENILTRFNSGDHVEFNVINYTHINDRRRYHRKFARDTIVSLDDFFLSQPRNADYRQVGESEFSEEHVFYREDGFRGFSDFLTIGEPYSDGGFLPYAVAIHITYEDNEGVIRVKHFTSISNEDASDVGGKFAEALEELINWCDEGHVLETKAVEEFRSLHTSGHFPGLGVIKKLSIMHHIELILNLIET; this is encoded by the coding sequence ATGTATCTTCCCTACCTCAGAGGTAAACAATACGAACTTATAGCTCTTCGTGAGTTGTGTGATACCATGGCAGCGAATAGGGAAAAGATTTCGCCCATAATTGAACCTGTTAAAGATTCTTCTACTTTTAAAAGCTGTATTGATTGTCTAGCACAGCAAAATATTAACTTCACCGTCATTATTAATCCCTCAGTAGGTGATTTAAAAGATAGTCATGAACATACAAAAACGATAATTGGACATTTATCTAGACTACCAGCCAATTTTAACAATTGGCAGCTTGGTGTTTTGATTGACAGTAATTTTAATTTTTTACAAATATCTCAACAAGTACTTGATTTAGGTTTTGAGGGAAAAAAATTTACTTTAATTCATAATGTCATCAGGCGAGATATTGAAAACATTCTAACAAGGTTTAACTCAGGAGACCATGTTGAATTTAATGTTATTAACTATACCCACATTAATGATAGGAGGCGCTATCATAGAAAATTTGCAAGAGACACGATAGTTTCATTAGATGACTTTTTCCTTTCTCAACCGAGAAATGCAGATTATCGTCAAGTTGGGGAGAGTGAGTTTTCTGAAGAGCATGTTTTCTATAGAGAAGATGGGTTTAGAGGATTTTCAGACTTTCTCACTATTGGCGAACCGTATTCAGATGGTGGTTTCTTACCCTATGCAGTAGCTATTCATATTACATATGAGGATAATGAAGGTGTGATAAGGGTAAAGCATTTTACATCAATTTCTAATGAAGATGCTTCAGATGTGGGCGGTAAGTTTGCTGAGGCTTTAGAAGAGCTTATTAATTGGTGTGATGAAGGACATGTCTTAGAAACTAAGGCGGTTGAAGAATTTAGAAGTCTTCACACAAGTGGGCATTTTCCAGGATTAGGTGTTATTAAAAAACTATCAATAATGCATCATATAGAACTTATATTGAATTTGATTGAAACATGA
- a CDS encoding RES family NAD+ phosphorylase, protein MNCCCECFSSAYLKDIINRNDKSGDCDFCKSKGINIYDPRELYLIFQNILYSVSDKGRPIEELIEEDFPERIFTKRVKQKSKELLQEIVGDDFISYKELFENNVENVTNQSQAAKPFEITWEKLADEIKNTNRFHLQNVLDLDKLKILLRRYKKPINKGKIYYRARLSGADGFTKGLMGNPPSKDARAGRANPVGISYLYLSDQEITTLYETRASLYDYITIGVFRLKEDIEVINLRGNTYDPILLAESEELEDFLIYRPFTSKLEEQLSKPKRRSDNELDYLPTQYLSEFIKSISFSGVEFQSSLFAEGYNLAIFDPSKFECIKAKVYEIKKIDILHEPIP, encoded by the coding sequence ATGAATTGTTGCTGTGAGTGCTTTTCAAGTGCATATCTAAAAGACATTATTAATAGAAATGATAAGTCTGGTGATTGTGACTTTTGTAAATCAAAAGGAATAAATATATATGACCCTAGAGAGCTTTATTTGATTTTTCAGAATATTTTGTATTCTGTATCAGATAAAGGAAGACCTATTGAAGAGCTGATTGAAGAAGATTTTCCTGAAAGAATTTTTACTAAAAGGGTAAAACAAAAAAGTAAAGAACTACTACAAGAGATTGTGGGTGACGACTTTATTTCATACAAAGAACTCTTTGAAAATAATGTAGAAAATGTCACTAATCAAAGCCAAGCAGCAAAACCTTTTGAAATTACCTGGGAAAAATTAGCAGATGAAATAAAAAATACAAACCGCTTTCATCTGCAGAATGTGTTGGATTTAGATAAGTTAAAAATACTTTTACGGAGATACAAAAAGCCTATAAATAAGGGAAAGATATATTACAGAGCAAGATTATCTGGAGCGGACGGTTTCACAAAAGGCTTGATGGGAAACCCGCCTAGTAAAGATGCCAGAGCAGGTAGAGCAAACCCAGTGGGTATTTCATATTTGTATTTATCGGATCAAGAAATTACAACTTTGTATGAAACTAGGGCATCTCTTTATGATTACATTACAATTGGCGTTTTTAGATTAAAAGAAGATATTGAAGTGATTAATTTACGAGGAAATACATATGACCCTATACTACTTGCCGAAAGCGAGGAACTAGAAGACTTTCTTATATATCGCCCCTTCACATCAAAGCTAGAGGAGCAACTTTCTAAGCCCAAAAGGCGGAGTGATAATGAGTTGGATTATTTGCCCACTCAGTATCTTTCAGAATTTATAAAATCTATAAGTTTTTCAGGTGTTGAATTTCAAAGTTCCCTTTTTGCTGAAGGCTATAACTTAGCAATTTTTGACCCATCTAAATTTGAGTGTATTAAGGCAAAAGTTTATGAGATTAAGAAAATAGACATTTTACATGAACCAATCCCTTAA
- a CDS encoding HNH endonuclease: MASKRLWTRQELVLALNLYLKLPFGKLHSRTTEIIHLAGLINRTPGSVAMRLNNFASVDPYHQQRGVSGLAGGKKQVQPIWDEFIHQQGDLLFESERILAELEQKTLEDKFEQILCGTESLKGESKIREVKTRVNQHVFRQMVMANYTSKCAITGIDLQELLVASHIVPWSVNVNERLNPANGICLSALYDKAFDRGLISINTEYEIRLSKELENRQKESYYIRYFAPLMGLKIQLPAKYLPNKEFLEYHYEFIFRK; encoded by the coding sequence GTGGCTAGTAAAAGACTCTGGACACGGCAAGAGCTAGTTCTTGCTCTAAACCTGTACCTCAAGTTACCTTTCGGTAAACTTCACTCTCGCACTACTGAGATTATTCATCTGGCAGGTTTAATTAACAGAACACCCGGTTCAGTGGCTATGCGTCTAAATAATTTTGCTAGCGTTGACCCTTACCATCAACAGAGAGGTGTAAGTGGCTTAGCGGGTGGGAAAAAACAAGTGCAGCCTATCTGGGATGAATTTATCCATCAACAAGGTGATCTTCTATTTGAGAGTGAGCGTATCCTTGCCGAACTGGAGCAAAAAACACTTGAGGATAAGTTTGAACAAATTCTATGTGGTACGGAGAGTCTAAAGGGAGAGTCAAAAATTAGAGAAGTCAAAACTAGGGTCAACCAGCATGTTTTCCGGCAGATGGTTATGGCTAATTATACTAGTAAGTGTGCCATTACGGGGATAGACTTACAGGAGCTGCTTGTCGCCAGTCATATTGTCCCTTGGTCAGTAAATGTAAATGAACGACTCAATCCAGCTAACGGTATTTGTCTGTCAGCACTCTATGATAAAGCTTTTGACAGAGGTTTGATTAGCATAAATACAGAATATGAAATACGGCTTTCTAAAGAATTAGAGAATAGGCAAAAGGAAAGTTATTATATCAGATACTTTGCTCCTCTTATGGGACTGAAAATCCAATTACCCGCGAAATATTTACCAAACAAGGAGTTCCTGGAATATCACTATGAATTCATTTTCAGGAAATAA
- a CDS encoding transposase, whose amino-acid sequence MSYKQHKQYRLPGYDYAGPGEYFITICTRDRQHYFGHIQEGIMHLSEAGSIAKDNLLMIPKQFQNAVVDTWVVMPNHVHMILIIEGGNVNCRNVINHVPTIYVPTKSGIPNNPMELPVDTIGKMMRWYKGKVSYQCRKEGHTFFWQSRFHDHIIRDDQSLEKIRRYIQHNPLQWKEDRFNPEPGL is encoded by the coding sequence ATGTCCTACAAGCAACACAAACAATACCGTCTTCCGGGTTATGATTATGCCGGGCCGGGAGAATATTTCATTACCATATGCACCCGGGACCGGCAGCATTATTTTGGTCATATACAGGAAGGGATCATGCATTTGTCAGAGGCAGGTAGTATTGCAAAGGATAATCTGTTGATGATTCCCAAACAATTTCAGAATGCGGTTGTGGATACGTGGGTCGTTATGCCTAACCATGTTCATATGATTTTAATCATTGAGGGTGGAAACGTAAATTGTAGGAACGTGATTAATCACGTTCCTACAATTTACGTTCCTACGAAATCCGGCATCCCCAATAATCCGATGGAATTACCTGTAGATACCATCGGGAAAATGATGCGGTGGTACAAAGGAAAGGTATCCTACCAATGCAGAAAAGAGGGACACACATTTTTTTGGCAGTCTCGCTTTCACGACCATATCATTCGTGATGATCAGTCACTGGAGAAGATCAGGCGATATATTCAGCATAATCCATTGCAATGGAAAGAGGATAGGTTTAACCCTGAACCAGGGCTGTAA
- a CDS encoding SLC13 family permease, with amino-acid sequence MKFREVFPRVTEEIKRMHVLERLAEVRPPIPSRRVLLFLLSIVLSCIVVWLLFENSVLKREAILMCGIFVLAALLWVTEALPLFATAILIIALEIILLANPGSWPGLGFEGGYSPDYREFLTPLANPVIVLFFGGFILAHAVLKEGVDKAMASVILRSFSSKPMIVMLALMLITAFFSMWMSNTATTAMMITLVVPMLDQIPKGDPLRKGLLLSIPFAANIGGMGTPIASPPNAVAVSFLQEAGYDISFLQWVLIAVPLMAFLLLFAWLLLYTTFRSKDASIELKPVARKIDGRGWYVILILVTTVLLWLTDRMHGLSTAVVALFPAIAFTATGLLTRSDINSLEWHILILIMGGIGLGEGMQLTGLDEVFVSFIPGQGNMVLAALVIATILFSTFISNTAAANLLLPIGISFALQNMDIGGDSNPLQVGISIALAASLAMALPISTPPNTIAYSKGDLETADFVRPGIIIGLLAVALIIGLGNTIINFWTN; translated from the coding sequence TTGAAATTCAGAGAAGTTTTTCCCCGCGTTACTGAGGAAATTAAGCGTATGCACGTTTTGGAACGGCTGGCGGAAGTTCGCCCTCCTATTCCTTCCCGCCGTGTGCTGCTGTTCCTTCTTTCTATTGTGCTAAGCTGTATCGTTGTATGGCTACTTTTTGAAAATAGCGTGCTTAAGCGCGAGGCAATCCTGATGTGCGGGATTTTTGTGCTGGCTGCCCTGCTCTGGGTGACTGAAGCCTTACCCCTTTTTGCTACGGCTATTCTCATCATTGCCCTGGAGATCATCCTGCTTGCCAATCCGGGCAGTTGGCCGGGTTTGGGTTTTGAAGGAGGTTACTCACCCGATTATCGGGAATTTCTGACCCCACTGGCCAATCCGGTGATCGTACTCTTTTTTGGTGGTTTTATCCTGGCCCATGCGGTATTGAAAGAAGGGGTAGACAAAGCCATGGCCAGTGTCATCCTGCGTTCTTTTAGCAGCAAGCCGATGATCGTGATGCTTGCGCTCATGCTCATTACCGCTTTCTTTTCTATGTGGATGAGTAATACGGCCACTACAGCCATGATGATCACGCTGGTAGTCCCCATGCTGGACCAGATTCCCAAGGGTGATCCGCTGCGCAAAGGCTTGTTATTATCCATTCCTTTTGCAGCCAATATCGGCGGTATGGGAACCCCCATTGCCTCCCCACCCAATGCGGTAGCAGTATCATTTCTGCAGGAGGCAGGCTACGATATCAGCTTTTTGCAATGGGTACTGATTGCTGTACCCCTCATGGCCTTTCTTTTACTTTTTGCCTGGTTATTGTTATACACTACTTTCAGGTCAAAAGATGCTTCTATTGAACTTAAGCCTGTAGCCCGGAAGATTGACGGGCGAGGCTGGTACGTTATCCTCATTCTGGTCACTACGGTTTTGCTCTGGCTTACCGATCGTATGCATGGACTTTCTACCGCAGTAGTAGCCCTGTTTCCGGCCATTGCGTTTACCGCCACCGGCCTGCTCACCCGCAGCGATATCAACAGCCTGGAATGGCACATTCTTATCCTGATCATGGGCGGCATCGGCCTGGGAGAAGGGATGCAGTTGACTGGTCTGGACGAAGTTTTTGTGTCTTTTATTCCGGGACAGGGAAACATGGTGCTGGCAGCACTGGTCATCGCCACCATTCTTTTCAGCACTTTTATCTCCAATACGGCTGCTGCCAACCTCTTGCTCCCGATCGGCATTTCTTTTGCCCTGCAAAACATGGACATCGGAGGAGACTCTAACCCTCTACAAGTAGGTATCAGTATTGCGCTGGCCGCTTCCCTGGCGATGGCACTACCGATCAGCACCCCACCCAACACCATTGCGTACAGCAAAGGAGATCTGGAAACTGCGGATTTTGTGCGTCCGGGAATCATCATCGGCCTGCTGGCGGTTGCCCTGATCATCGGGCTGGGAAACACGATTATCAATTTTTGGACGAATTGA
- the pckA gene encoding phosphoenolpyruvate carboxykinase (ATP) gives MRRTNLSSILKSLEDLGIHHTKGVFWNLHPAELVEEAVKRGEGVLADSGALMCDTGKFTGRSPKDRFIVKDELTKDKVWWGEVNIPFDADKFDQLYEKMVKFLDGRKIYVRDAAAGADPNYRMNIRVIDTQAWHNLFCYNMFLRLNEEEMAAFRPDFTILAIPEFKARPEIDGTRNENFAIINFKRRIILVGGTGYTGETKKGIFSVLNFLLPDQENVLSMHCSANAGKDGDTAIFFGLSGTGKTTLSADPNRYLIGDDEHGWTENSVFNFEGGCYAKVIDLSAEGEPEIWNAIKFGAILENTRFLPGTRTVDFANKEVTENTRVSYPIYHIENAREPSVGGLPENIFYLTADAYGVLPPISKLTVGQAMYHFISGYTAKVAGTEAGVNEPKATFSACFGSPFMPLHPTKYAEILGEKMQKQQVNVWMINTGWSGGPYGVGSRIKLRYTRAMITAALEGKLNAMDYEQHPVFDLAMPRSCPDVPAEILNPRNTWQDKQAYDDKANDLAEKFAKNFEKFAENASEEIKAGGPILVSNR, from the coding sequence ATGAGACGTACCAATCTTTCATCCATTCTCAAGAGTCTGGAAGACCTGGGAATTCACCATACCAAAGGTGTATTCTGGAACCTGCATCCTGCCGAACTGGTGGAGGAAGCTGTAAAACGGGGAGAAGGTGTACTGGCAGATTCAGGTGCGTTGATGTGCGATACCGGAAAGTTTACCGGACGTTCGCCCAAAGACCGCTTCATTGTCAAAGATGAGCTGACTAAAGACAAAGTGTGGTGGGGTGAAGTCAACATTCCTTTTGATGCGGATAAGTTTGACCAGCTTTACGAAAAGATGGTGAAGTTTCTGGATGGACGGAAAATTTATGTGCGCGATGCCGCCGCCGGGGCTGATCCCAACTACCGCATGAATATCCGGGTGATAGATACCCAGGCCTGGCACAATTTGTTTTGCTACAATATGTTTTTGCGGCTAAATGAGGAAGAAATGGCTGCCTTTAGACCGGACTTTACCATTCTGGCTATTCCCGAGTTCAAAGCCAGGCCGGAAATAGATGGCACTCGGAATGAAAACTTTGCCATCATCAACTTCAAGCGCAGGATAATCCTGGTAGGGGGTACCGGCTATACCGGAGAGACTAAAAAAGGTATATTCAGCGTGCTGAACTTTTTGTTGCCTGATCAGGAAAATGTGCTTTCTATGCACTGTAGTGCCAACGCTGGTAAAGATGGGGATACGGCGATCTTCTTCGGCCTGTCCGGTACCGGCAAGACGACGCTTTCTGCCGACCCTAACCGCTACCTGATTGGTGATGATGAACATGGCTGGACCGAAAACAGTGTGTTTAATTTTGAAGGAGGCTGCTATGCCAAGGTGATTGACCTTTCGGCAGAAGGAGAACCTGAGATATGGAATGCCATCAAGTTTGGGGCTATTCTGGAAAATACCCGCTTTTTACCGGGAACACGTACAGTAGACTTTGCCAACAAGGAAGTGACCGAAAATACCCGGGTTTCTTATCCTATTTACCATATAGAAAATGCCAGAGAACCCTCTGTCGGAGGCTTGCCAGAGAATATTTTCTACCTGACAGCCGATGCCTATGGAGTACTGCCTCCCATTTCAAAACTCACGGTGGGGCAGGCGATGTACCACTTCATTTCTGGCTATACCGCCAAGGTTGCCGGAACGGAAGCCGGAGTGAATGAGCCTAAAGCAACTTTCTCTGCCTGCTTTGGTTCACCCTTTATGCCGCTACACCCTACCAAATACGCAGAGATACTGGGAGAAAAAATGCAGAAGCAGCAGGTCAATGTCTGGATGATCAATACCGGCTGGTCAGGTGGGCCTTACGGTGTGGGTAGCCGTATCAAGCTCAGGTATACCCGGGCCATGATTACTGCCGCTTTGGAAGGCAAACTGAATGCTATGGACTATGAGCAGCATCCGGTATTTGACCTGGCCATGCCCAGATCTTGTCCGGACGTACCTGCCGAGATACTGAATCCACGGAATACCTGGCAGGATAAGCAGGCTTACGATGATAAGGCAAACGATTTGGCTGAGAAATTTGCCAAAAACTTTGAGAAGTTTGCCGAAAATGCCAGTGAAGAAATTAAAGCCGGAGGACCTATCTTAGTTTCAAATCGTTAA
- a CDS encoding sulfotransferase, with protein sequence MQVLTDKVWVDTINNININKKDASILSEKKSSNVLVFHELAELYPEAKFIFVLRDPAGNCELSFI encoded by the coding sequence ATTCAGGTACTTACGGACAAAGTATGGGTTGATACGATTAACAATATAAATATAAATAAGAAAGATGCTTCCATATTGTCAGAGAAGAAGTCTTCTAATGTGTTGGTATTCCATGAATTGGCAGAACTTTATCCTGAAGCCAAATTTATTTTTGTGCTGCGTGATCCCGCGGGGAATTGTGAACTCTCTTTTATATAA
- a CDS encoding oligosaccharide flippase family protein yields the protein MKTTNVKILNSIGWVTVSSFGKQGIRLLIKLVLARLLLPEHYGLIGMATIFAGLVSLIGELGIEAALFDTKTQQRTQ from the coding sequence GTGAAAACAACAAATGTAAAAATTCTCAATAGCATTGGCTGGGTTACGGTCTCCTCTTTTGGCAAACAAGGGATCAGATTACTGATCAAACTGGTACTTGCCCGGCTCCTTCTGCCTGAACATTATGGCCTTATTGGCATGGCAACTATTTTTGCCGGGCTGGTGAGCCTGATTGGGGAATTAGGCATAGAGGCTGCTTTGTTTGATACAAAGACGCAGCAAAGAACTCAGTGA
- a CDS encoding lipopolysaccharide biosynthesis protein: MIQRRSKELSELHYSTAFWANLGVSLFSFLIVVFGVAPLAAWFYEEPILRSLVPVIAISIILDAFYVMPKTKLTKKLHFKPQAIVMISSSVIAGIVSIILASQGFGVWALAYNGIIISLTSALLYTLYVSWKPKLVFDKTAFKELFGFGGFVLLQNIFNYLKNNIDYIMIGKLIGSSALGVYTLAFILTDTVRKQIMAVLDKVLFPIYSSMQDQPEVLGSYYMKVIKFNGLTLIPLMTGMVVFAREVIIVAFGPDWSEAVFPLQMLALGVVVHTASGTSTAVLHSLGHANIVFKVSVFVTVVFIVPAVVIGSYLGGINGVALALFICKFFGLATIQRYIKRYLNITVWQMLNQVSKPFLVCSVLGIFLALFKSKFEADLNSWLLLFIGGFILVLVYGAYVYFVEKPLIENMIRTIKNRKK; the protein is encoded by the coding sequence TTGATACAAAGACGCAGCAAAGAACTCAGTGAATTGCATTACAGCACTGCCTTTTGGGCCAATCTGGGCGTTTCACTGTTCAGCTTTCTGATTGTCGTTTTCGGAGTCGCGCCACTTGCGGCCTGGTTTTATGAAGAACCAATTTTGAGATCACTGGTTCCAGTCATTGCCATTTCAATTATTCTGGATGCATTTTATGTGATGCCTAAAACAAAACTAACCAAAAAACTGCATTTCAAACCTCAGGCCATAGTCATGATCTCCAGTTCTGTGATTGCTGGCATAGTCTCCATTATTTTAGCCTCGCAGGGTTTTGGTGTATGGGCACTGGCATACAATGGTATTATTATTTCACTTACCTCTGCCTTGCTTTATACTCTGTATGTAAGCTGGAAGCCTAAGCTGGTGTTTGACAAAACAGCTTTCAAAGAATTATTTGGATTTGGAGGGTTCGTATTATTACAAAACATCTTTAACTACTTAAAGAACAATATTGACTACATCATGATTGGAAAATTAATCGGTAGCAGTGCTTTGGGAGTGTACACGCTGGCATTTATACTCACCGACACGGTACGTAAACAAATCATGGCAGTCTTGGATAAAGTACTGTTTCCGATTTACTCTTCTATGCAGGATCAGCCTGAGGTTTTGGGCAGCTACTATATGAAAGTCATAAAGTTCAATGGACTGACACTGATACCGCTCATGACAGGCATGGTGGTATTTGCCCGGGAAGTGATTATCGTAGCTTTTGGTCCGGACTGGTCAGAAGCTGTATTTCCTCTCCAGATGCTGGCTTTAGGGGTGGTAGTACATACCGCCTCGGGCACGAGTACTGCCGTATTACACAGTCTCGGACACGCAAACATCGTATTTAAAGTCAGTGTATTTGTAACTGTGGTCTTTATTGTCCCTGCCGTAGTAATCGGTTCATATCTGGGAGGTATCAATGGAGTAGCTCTGGCCTTATTCATCTGTAAATTCTTCGGACTGGCTACTATCCAGCGCTATATCAAACGTTACCTTAACATTACTGTATGGCAAATGCTCAATCAGGTAAGCAAACCTTTTCTGGTATGCTCTGTACTGGGTATCTTTTTGGCACTGTTCAAGTCCAAATTTGAAGCTGATCTCAACAGCTGGTTGCTCCTTTTTATCGGTGGATTTATACTGGTCCTGGTATATGGAGCCTATGTATATTTTGTAGAAAAACCACTTATTGAGAATATGATACGTACCATAAAAAATAGAAAAAAGTAA